GTATTCTAAAAATATTTGGACTCGGGGAACCGGAACTGGAACGGGAACTAACCGTTCTGATGCAGCGTAAATCCCCGTCTCTCACTTTGCTGGACAGGCATACCTACATGGATGTCAGGCTTACGGTCCGAAGCGGGGATGTCAGTCAGGCTGTCCGGCTCCTGGATCAGACGGAAGCAGAGATCCGCAGCAGGCTTGGGGACGGGGTATTCGGAAGCGGTACGGATACCCAGGCCGGTATAGTTGGAAAACTGCTTCTGAAAAACAACCTGACGCTGGCAACAGCTGAATCCTGTACCGGCGGTCTTCTGGGCGGAAGAATCACCGCCGAAGCCGGAAGCTCGGCGTATTATCTTGGCGGCGTTGTGAGTTATGCGAATTCAGCCAAAGAGACTTTGCTCGGGGTGAAAAGCAGCAGTCTGCTGCAGGAAGGTGCGGTCAGTGAACTTGTAGCCGGGGAAATGGCTGAAGGGACGAGGAAGGCCCTCGGCGCAGATCTTGGGATTGCGACGACCGGAGTTGCGGGACCCGGAGGCGGAACTGCGGACAAACCCGTCGGTCTGGTCTATATCGCCCTGGCTCATCCGGAAGGTATCGAGATCACTAAAAACCAGTTTGTCGGGAGCAGGGAATCCGTCAGAAATATGATCGTAGAAACTGCCTTGAATATGCTGCGGCTGTATTTGCTTAGGAAATGTAAGCAGTAGATGCTTGCCAAACGAGACAAGACTAACCGCTATGTAAAAATTTTACTTTTAAACGGATTGACAATAGACAGTCAGAA
This genomic stretch from Dehalobacter restrictus DSM 9455 harbors:
- a CDS encoding competence/damage-inducible protein A, yielding MKAEIISTGTELLLGKTLNTSAHYLTGQLSDLGIEVLYHTTVGDNKERLTETLKNALQRSGLVLVSGGLGPTVDDLSKEIAAEVLGLKMSYDPESMQSLTQFYINDRMPPSTEKQAYFPEGSILLPNDKGTAQGALICKNDQFCAILPGPPSEMEVMFQKYLLPKLEQIILQDSGRMQVRILKIFGLGEPELERELTVLMQRKSPSLTLLDRHTYMDVRLTVRSGDVSQAVRLLDQTEAEIRSRLGDGVFGSGTDTQAGIVGKLLLKNNLTLATAESCTGGLLGGRITAEAGSSAYYLGGVVSYANSAKETLLGVKSSSLLQEGAVSELVAGEMAEGTRKALGADLGIATTGVAGPGGGTADKPVGLVYIALAHPEGIEITKNQFVGSRESVRNMIVETALNMLRLYLLRKCKQ